One part of the Streptomyces sp. NBC_00286 genome encodes these proteins:
- a CDS encoding response regulator gives MVQKAKILLVDDRPENLLALEAILSALDQTLVRASSGEEALKALLTDDFAVILLDVQMPGMDGFETAAHIKRRERTRDIPIIFLTAINHGPHHTFRGYAAGAVDYISKPFDPWVLRAKVSVFVELYMKNCQLREQAALLRLQLEGGGGKTAEAKEPAGLLAELSARLAAVEEQAEALSKQLDDDSADAAAVATAAHLERKLTGLRRALDALEPGSGNGAASLPSQN, from the coding sequence ATGGTGCAGAAGGCCAAGATCCTCCTGGTCGATGACCGGCCGGAGAATCTGCTGGCGCTGGAGGCCATCCTCTCTGCGCTCGATCAGACACTGGTTCGGGCATCGTCCGGGGAGGAAGCGCTCAAAGCACTGCTCACGGACGATTTCGCGGTCATTCTGCTGGATGTCCAGATGCCGGGCATGGACGGTTTCGAGACCGCTGCGCACATCAAGCGGCGGGAGAGGACCCGGGACATCCCGATCATCTTCCTCACCGCCATTAACCACGGTCCGCACCACACCTTCCGGGGATACGCGGCGGGCGCGGTGGACTACATCTCCAAGCCGTTCGACCCGTGGGTGCTGCGGGCGAAGGTCTCCGTGTTCGTCGAGCTCTACATGAAGAACTGCCAACTCCGGGAGCAGGCAGCTCTGTTGCGGCTCCAGTTGGAGGGCGGTGGCGGCAAGACCGCCGAGGCCAAGGAACCGGCCGGACTGCTCGCCGAACTCTCCGCGCGGCTCGCGGCCGTGGAGGAGCAGGCCGAGGCGCTGTCCAAGCAGCTCGACGACGACTCGGCGGATGCGGCGGCGGTAGCGACCGCGGCGCATCTGGAGCGCAAGCTCACGGGACTGCGCAGGGCGCTGGACGCGCTGGAACCGGGCTCGGGGAACGGCGCGGCTTCGCTCCCTTCGCAGAACTGA